The nucleotide window GGGGTTTCGGCCTGTGGACCCTGGTCATCGGCCTGCTTACTGCGCAAATGACCGTCACCATCGACAACGAGGAGGTCACCTACGGCCTGGGCATCCCCTTCGGCCAGCCCGTCGGCTACGTGCTGAGCCTGCTGTCCACCATCGTCTTCGCCCACGTCGGCCTCAAGGCCGCCTCCGGGCAGCGCGTAGCCTTCTCCGACTTCTTCACCTTCCCGAACCTGGGAGGAACCCTGGTTGCAGCCCTCCTGACCTGGCTGGCCGTCGGGGTGGGCACCCTGCTGTGCCTCATCCCCGGGATCATCGCGCTTTTCCTGCTCTACTTCTCCGTGTACGCCGCAGCGGACAGGGGCGTGGACGGCATCGAGGCCATGAAGATCTCCTGGCGGACCCTGAGCGCCAACGTCGGGACGTACCTGCCCTTCGCCCTCACCGGATCCGGCCTCTACCTCCTTGGTGCGGTGACCGCTATCGGCTGGGTCGTCACGGTCCCACTGGTCGCGCTGATGACCGCCTACGCCTACGTGCGCTCCCAGGGCCGCCAGGTGGCGGCCTGATACCGCCGGCCCGGGGCGCCCGGCGCCGTCCTGGCAGCATCGGGCGCCCCGGAGCGCGGCAGGCATCCCGCCCATGGAGCCCGATCGGGCCGATCGGGCCTGAGGATCGCGGGGCGGGCGTAGTGTGGACGCAGGAGCACTGATCGATCAAGGAGACAGCCGTGCACCTGCAATGGTGGTCCGTCCTCCCCTTCGCAGCGATGCTGGCCTGCATCGCCGTCCTGCCCCTCATCCCCGCCACGGCGCACCACTGGGAGCGCCGCCCCACCCAGCTGGGGGTGGCCCTGGCCCTGGGACTGCCCGTGGCGGCCTGGATGGGCCTGGCCGGGGGCTGGCAGGTGGTCCTGGCCTCGGTGGTGGAGTACCTGCAGTTCATCAGTCTGCTGCTGTCCCTGTTCGTGGTCTCGGGGGGCATCTTCCTCAAGGGCGACATCAAGGCCACCCCCCGCAACAACACGGTCTTCCTGGCCGTGGGGGGCCTGGTGGCCTCCTTCATCGGCACCACCGGGGCCGCCATGCTCCTCATCCGCCCGCTGCTGGCCACCAACCGGGAGCGCTGCTACCGCGTCCACACGGTGCTGTACACGATCTTCATCGTGGCCAACTGCGGCGGCCTGCTCACGCCCCTGGGCGACCCGCCCCTTTTCCTGGGCTTCCTGCGAGGGGTGCCCTTCACCTGGACCCTCACGCTGCTGCCGCAATGGCTCTTCGTCAACTGCCTGCTGCTGCTGGGCTACTACGCCCTGGACTCCTACTACTACTCGCGCGAGCCGGTGGCCGCCGTCGAGGCCGACGACACCCAGATCGAGCCGCTGGGGCTGCGCGGAGCCCTCAACTTCGCGCTCTTCGCCGTCATCATCGCCGCGGTGGCCCTGGCCCCCTCCGTGGACGCCCACGCCATCGAGGCCGGGCACACCACGGCGGGGGACTGGCTGCCGCTGCGCGAGATCATCATGCTCGCCGCCGCGGCGGCCTCCTACCTGCTGACCGACCGCGGGATCCGCTTCGGGGACAACCAGTTCACCTGGGGGCCCATCACCGAGGTCGCCGCCCTGTTCATCGGGATCTTCCTGACCATGATCCCGGCCCTGCACTACCTGGACGAGGTGGCCGGGAGCCTGCCGCTGAACCGGATCACCTTCTTCGTCTTCACCGGGGGGCTGTCCTCGGTGCTGGACAACGCCCCCACCTACGTCACCTTCTTCGAGATGGCCGGGCAGGTGCCCCACCCCGGCGGGCCGAGCGTGGCGGGCGTGCCCGAGGCCTACCTGGTGCCCATCTCCCTGGGCGCGGTGCTGTGCGGGGCCATCACCTACATCGGCAACGGCCCCAACTTCATGGTCAAGTCCGTGGCGGAGGCCGACGGCGTGCAGATGCCCACCTTCGGCTTCTACATCCTGCGCTCCTTCCAGCACCTGGTCCCGGTCATCACCGCCATGGTGCTGCTCTTCCTCGCCCAGGGCGCGCTGTGGAGGGCCCTGGGGGCAGCGCTGGTGGCGGCCCTGCTGCTGCGCGACGCCCTGCTGCTCATGCGCGCACGCCGCCTGGAGCTGGCCGCCCCCGCGGTGTGAGCGGCCGCGTGGGCCGCTACCGGGGAGGCTTCTGGGGCCGCTACCGGGTGCCCGGGGCGGTGACGAAGTCGATGAGCTCCTCCATGCGCCCCAGCAGGCTGGGCTCCAGGTCCTTGTAGGAGCGCACGGTGGCCAGGATCCGCTGCCAGCCCCGGGCGATATCGGCCTGGTCGGCATGCGGCCAGCCCAGGGCCTCAAGGGTGCCGTGCTTGATGTCGATGCCGCGCGGGACCTCGGGCCAGCGCTCCAGGCCCAGGCGCTCGGGCTTGACCGCCTGCCACACATCCACATACGGGTGGCCCAGCACCAGCACATTGTCCCCGCCGGGCATGGAGCGCACCTGCTCGGCGATGCGCCACTCCTTGGAGCCGGCCACCAGGTGGTCCACCAGCACGCCGGCCCGCCGCTGGGGGCTGGGGGCGAAGTCCTCCAGGACGGCCGCCAGGTTGTCCACGCCCTCGAGCATGAGGACCACCACGCCCTCATGGCGCAGGTCGTCGCCCCAGACCCTCTCGACCAGCTCGGCATCATGCCTGCCCTCCACCCAGATGCGCGAGGCGCGCGCGACCCGGGCCCGCTCGCCCTCCACCGCATAGGAGCCCGAGGCCGTCAGCCGTCGCCCGGCGGCGCTGCGCGGCCCGGCCGGCGGGCGAGGGCGCGCCACCGGCGGGTCCAGGATCACCGGCCGGCCCTCGAACCAGAAGCCCGGCCCCAAGGGGAAGGCCCGCCTGGTGCCGTGGCGGTCCTCCAGGACCACCAGGTGCTGGCCGCCGGACTTCTCCACCGCCACGGCCGCCCCCACGAAACCGGTGCGGCGGTCCTCGACCACCATGCCCCGCGCCACGGGCATGGTCACCGAGGCGGGGCGCACGGCGTGGGGGCCACTGCGGTGGGGGTCGGCGGACAGCACATCCCCGCCGTAGCGGTCCGAGGCGGAGGGGCGGCGGGCCGCCTGCCCGGCGTCGCCGCCCCGGGCCCCTCGGCGCCCCTGCCGGCCCTGCTGGCCCTGCGGGGACTGGCCGGCGGACTGCTCGGCCCGGGCGCGCAGGGCGGCGCGGCGAGCGGCGGTGCTTCCGGGGACGGGCGGGCGGTAGGGCGTGTTCACCCTCGGCACGGTAGGGGAACCTCACGGCTCACCACCCTCTGACCCGCCGATCCACGGCGTAGGATGGCACTCACAGCCCGGGAGTGCTAAGCGCTCATCGCCTCCCGGGCGCGGGCGCGAGGGAGGAAGGAGGCGCCCATGGCCGATGACAGGCGCCTCAAGGTGCTCTCAGCGATCGTCACCGACTACGTGCGCAACCGCGAGCCGGTGGGCTCCAAGGCCCTGGCCGAGCGCTACCGGCTGGGCGTGTCCCCCGCGACCATCCGCAACGACATGGCGGCCCTGGAGGACGAGGGCTACATCCTCCAGCCCCACACCTCCGCCGGGCGCGTGCCCACCGAGAAGGGCTACCGCCTCTTCGTCGACCAGGTGGCGCGCATCAAGCCCCTCTCGGCACCCGAGCGCAACGCCATCACCGCCCTGCTGGAGGACGCCGTCGACCTGGAGCAGGTGGTGGCCCGCACCGTGCGGGCCCTGGCCCAGCTCACCGGCCAGCTCGCCATCGTGGAGTACCCCAGCCTCAAGCTCGCCGCCCTCCAGCACCTGGAGCTGGTGGCGCTCAGCCCCACCCGGCTCCTGCTGGTCATCATCACCGACACCGGCCGCGTCGAGCAGCGCACCATCGCCCCCGGTCACCCGGCCGCCGTGCCGCTGCAGCCCGAGGGCCCCGAGGTCATCGGCCTTCCCTACCTCATCGACCCCGCGCTCCTGGATCGCCTGCGCACCCGGCTCAACACCGCCCTGGTGGGGCGGCGTGCCGCCGAGGCCGCCCCCATCCTGGCCTCCCTGGCCGAGCAGGCACCCCCAGACGAGCGGCCCCTGCTCGAGGCCGTCGCCGAGGCCCTGGTCGAGGCCCTGAGCCCCGACGCCGAGGAGCGCCTCGTCGTCGCCGGCACCGCCAATCTGGCCCGCTCCACCCCCGACTTCGCCTCCATCGGCCCCCTGCTGGACGCCATCGAGGAGCAGGTGGTGCTCCTGCGCCTGCTCAGCTCCGAGCAGGACCCCCGCCGGGAGTCCGATGAGGGCGTGCGCGTGAGCATCGGCTCGGAGAACCGCGACGACGCCCTGGCCGAGGCCTCCGTCGTCACCACCGTCTACGGCCCGCGCAGCGGGGACGTGGTCGCCCACCTGGGCGTCATCGGCCCCACCCGCATGGACTACCCCGCCACCATGGCCGTTGTGCGCGCCGTGGCCCTCTACCTCTCCCGATTCCTGTCCCCACCCGAGAGCCAGGACCCGGCCCCCTAGACCGCGGCTCCGTGATCACCAGACCACCCAGAAGCAGACGAAGGAACACCTGACGTGAGCAACTACTACGAGGTGCTGGGCGTGAGCCGCGACGCCAGCGCCGAGGAGATCAAGAGGGCCTACCGCAAGAAGGCCCGCCAGCTGCACCCCGACGTCGCCGGTCCCGGGCACGAGGAGGAGTTCAAGGAGGTCTCCACCGCCTACGAGGTCCTCTCCGACGCCGACAAGCGCCAGATGTACGACCTGGGCGGGGAGGACGCCCTGCGCGGGGGAGGCTTCGGCGGCGGCTTCGCAGGGGCCGACTTCGGGGACCTGGGCGGTATCTTCCAGTCCTTCTTCGGCGGCGCCGCCGGCACCCGCGGCCCCGCCTCGCGCGCCCGCCGGGGCCAGGACTCCCTGGTCGCCGTCGAGGTCGAGCTCTCCGACGTCGCCTTCGGGGCCACCCGCACCATCCCCGTGGACACCTACGCCACCTGCACCACCTGCGGGGGCTCCTGCTGCGCCCCGGGCACCGAGCCCGTCACCTGCTCGCAGTGCAACGGCACGGGCACCATCCAGCGCATGACCCGCACCCTGCTGGGCCAGGTGATGACCGCCTCGCCCTGCCCGGGCTGCCAGGGATACGGCACCGTCATCGTCACCCCCTGCAAGGACTGCTCGGGGGAGGGGCGCAGGCATGTGCGCCAGGACCTGGAGGTCTCCATCCCCGCCGGGGTGTCCACCGGCACCCGCATCCGCATGTCGGGCCGCGGCGAGGCCGGCCCCGCCGGCGGCCCCCACGGCGACCTCTACCTGGAGATCCACGAGAAGCCCCACGAGTTCCTCGAGCGCGACGGCGACGACCTGTACACCGAGCTGCGCGTGCCCATGACCGCCGCCGCCCTGGGCGCCTCCTTCACCCTCCAGACCCTCGACGGCGACCGGCAGGTCACCGTCAGGGCCGGCAGCCAGCCCGGCGACGAGGTCGTCCTCGACGGCCTGGGGGTGGGGCGCCTGCGCCGCAAGGGCCGCGGCGACCTGCACGTGTCCATCGTCGTGGAGACACCCACCCGCCTGGACGACAAGCAGCGCCAGCTCCTGGCCGAGCTGGCCCGCCTGCGCGGCGAGGACGACGTCGCCCCCGCCAAGGATGAGGGCGTCATGGGCAAGCTCAAGGAGCGCTTCTCCGGGCGCTGAGCTGCGGGGCCGCCTGACGGGCCACGCGCACTGCCGAGGGCCCCGCACCCGGGGCGGCCGCGGTACTCAGGCGGGTGGGCCCTGCTCGGGCCGGCCGTGGGAGTCGGGCGTGGCGCGGGCCCCGAAGATCGCCTGCCCCACCCGCACGCAGTCCGAGCCCTCCTCGATCGCCAGCTCCAGATCGCCGCTCATGCCCATCGACAGCAGGCCCGGGCCCACCGTGCCCTCCGCCAGGGCCGCCTCGCGCAGCTCGCGCATGAGCCGGAAGCAGGCGCGTACGCGCTCGCAATCATCGGTGCGCGCCGCCAGGGTCATCAGGCCCTGGACCCGCAGGGCGGGGTAGTCGGCCAGGGCCTCGAGGAAGGCGGGCAGCTCCTGCGGCTCCAGGCCGGACTTGGAGGCCTCGCCCGAGGAGTTGACCTGCACGTAGACCTCCAGTGTGCGCCCGGCCGCCTCCAGGCGGCGCTGGAGGGCCTGGGCCAGGCGCAGGGAGTCCAGGGCCTGGAACTCATCGGCGAAGGAGGCGGCATCGCGCGCCTTGTTGGTCTGCAGGTGCCCGATGAGCGCCCAGTGGATCCCCAGGTCCGCCAGGCCCCGGCTCTTGCGCAGCCCCTCCTGGACCTTGTTCTCACCCATCTGGGTGATGCCCGCGGCGAAGGCCGTCCGCAGGCGCTCCTCGGGCACGGTCTTGGACACCGGCAGCAGGCGGATGGCCTGGGGATCGCGGCCCGCCCGCCGGGCGGCCTCGGCGATGCGGTGGCGCACCGCCCTCAGACTGCGGGAGAGGTCCTCGGGCGTGACGGCGGTGGGGACGGGGGCGCCGGTAGGCGCGGAGTCCGGGGGCTGGGTCATGGGCTATGACGCTACACCCGCGGCGCACCTACGGCGCGAGGCCGGCGCGGTGCGGGACTGGTGCGGGGTGAGACCGGAGTCACGACGATGCCGCCGTGCCCCACCGACACCATGGCCCCAGCGCCGCACCCTGCGGGGCGCGCTCGCCCCGTAGGCTGGAGGCGTGAGCGCCCCCGTCTTCATCCTCACCCCCCAGACCACCACCCCGGCTGTCGGCCAGGCCATTGCCTCGGGCGCCGAGCTCGTGCTCACCGGCCCCGAGGCCCGCCACGCCCTGACCGTGCGGCGCCTGCGCGCCGGCGAGCGGGTGGATCTGGTCGACGGCGCCGGGCTGCGCCTGCGCTGCCTGGTCACCAGCCCCGGGGCGAGCGCCAAGGATCGGCTGGGGGTGCGCGTCGTCGAGCGCGTGGAGGAGCCGGCCCCGCCGGTGGCCCTCACCCTCATCCAGGCCCTGGCCAAGGGCGGGCGCGATGAGCAGGCGGTGGAGACCGCCACCGAGGTGGGCGTGGAGGCGATCCTGCCCTGGCAGGCCTCGCGCTGCGTGTCCCTGTGGCAGGGCCCCAAGCGGGACAAGGGCCGCCAGCGCTGGCAGAACACCGCTCGGGAGGCCGCCAAGCAGGCCCGTCGCGCCGTCATCCCCACGGTGGAGGCGCCCCACTCCACCGCTGAGCTGGCCGCCCGGGTGCGCCGGTGCGTCGCCGACGGCGGCGTCGTCGCCGTCCTGCACGAGGAGGCGACAGTGCCCCTGGCCTCCCTGCCCGCACCGGCGCCCCGCGATGAGCCCGGGGCACCGCGGCCGGTGCTGGCCGTCGTCGTCGGCCCCGAGGGCGGGATCACCGATGAGGAGATCGCGGCCCTGGAGCAGG belongs to Actinomyces capricornis and includes:
- a CDS encoding sodium:proton antiporter encodes the protein MHLQWWSVLPFAAMLACIAVLPLIPATAHHWERRPTQLGVALALGLPVAAWMGLAGGWQVVLASVVEYLQFISLLLSLFVVSGGIFLKGDIKATPRNNTVFLAVGGLVASFIGTTGAAMLLIRPLLATNRERCYRVHTVLYTIFIVANCGGLLTPLGDPPLFLGFLRGVPFTWTLTLLPQWLFVNCLLLLGYYALDSYYYSREPVAAVEADDTQIEPLGLRGALNFALFAVIIAAVALAPSVDAHAIEAGHTTAGDWLPLREIIMLAAAAASYLLTDRGIRFGDNQFTWGPITEVAALFIGIFLTMIPALHYLDEVAGSLPLNRITFFVFTGGLSSVLDNAPTYVTFFEMAGQVPHPGGPSVAGVPEAYLVPISLGAVLCGAITYIGNGPNFMVKSVAEADGVQMPTFGFYILRSFQHLVPVITAMVLLFLAQGALWRALGAALVAALLLRDALLLMRARRLELAAPAV
- a CDS encoding DUF3097 domain-containing protein; this encodes MPRVNTPYRPPVPGSTAARRAALRARAEQSAGQSPQGQQGRQGRRGARGGDAGQAARRPSASDRYGGDVLSADPHRSGPHAVRPASVTMPVARGMVVEDRRTGFVGAAVAVEKSGGQHLVVLEDRHGTRRAFPLGPGFWFEGRPVILDPPVARPRPPAGPRSAAGRRLTASGSYAVEGERARVARASRIWVEGRHDAELVERVWGDDLRHEGVVVLMLEGVDNLAAVLEDFAPSPQRRAGVLVDHLVAGSKEWRIAEQVRSMPGGDNVLVLGHPYVDVWQAVKPERLGLERWPEVPRGIDIKHGTLEALGWPHADQADIARGWQRILATVRSYKDLEPSLLGRMEELIDFVTAPGTR
- the hrcA gene encoding heat-inducible transcriptional repressor HrcA; this encodes MADDRRLKVLSAIVTDYVRNREPVGSKALAERYRLGVSPATIRNDMAALEDEGYILQPHTSAGRVPTEKGYRLFVDQVARIKPLSAPERNAITALLEDAVDLEQVVARTVRALAQLTGQLAIVEYPSLKLAALQHLELVALSPTRLLLVIITDTGRVEQRTIAPGHPAAVPLQPEGPEVIGLPYLIDPALLDRLRTRLNTALVGRRAAEAAPILASLAEQAPPDERPLLEAVAEALVEALSPDAEERLVVAGTANLARSTPDFASIGPLLDAIEEQVVLLRLLSSEQDPRRESDEGVRVSIGSENRDDALAEASVVTTVYGPRSGDVVAHLGVIGPTRMDYPATMAVVRAVALYLSRFLSPPESQDPAP
- the dnaJ gene encoding molecular chaperone DnaJ; the protein is MSNYYEVLGVSRDASAEEIKRAYRKKARQLHPDVAGPGHEEEFKEVSTAYEVLSDADKRQMYDLGGEDALRGGGFGGGFAGADFGDLGGIFQSFFGGAAGTRGPASRARRGQDSLVAVEVELSDVAFGATRTIPVDTYATCTTCGGSCCAPGTEPVTCSQCNGTGTIQRMTRTLLGQVMTASPCPGCQGYGTVIVTPCKDCSGEGRRHVRQDLEVSIPAGVSTGTRIRMSGRGEAGPAGGPHGDLYLEIHEKPHEFLERDGDDLYTELRVPMTAAALGASFTLQTLDGDRQVTVRAGSQPGDEVVLDGLGVGRLRRKGRGDLHVSIVVETPTRLDDKQRQLLAELARLRGEDDVAPAKDEGVMGKLKERFSGR
- a CDS encoding YggS family pyridoxal phosphate-dependent enzyme, with product MTQPPDSAPTGAPVPTAVTPEDLSRSLRAVRHRIAEAARRAGRDPQAIRLLPVSKTVPEERLRTAFAAGITQMGENKVQEGLRKSRGLADLGIHWALIGHLQTNKARDAASFADEFQALDSLRLAQALQRRLEAAGRTLEVYVQVNSSGEASKSGLEPQELPAFLEALADYPALRVQGLMTLAARTDDCERVRACFRLMRELREAALAEGTVGPGLLSMGMSGDLELAIEEGSDCVRVGQAIFGARATPDSHGRPEQGPPA
- a CDS encoding 16S rRNA (uracil(1498)-N(3))-methyltransferase — protein: MSAPVFILTPQTTTPAVGQAIASGAELVLTGPEARHALTVRRLRAGERVDLVDGAGLRLRCLVTSPGASAKDRLGVRVVERVEEPAPPVALTLIQALAKGGRDEQAVETATEVGVEAILPWQASRCVSLWQGPKRDKGRQRWQNTAREAAKQARRAVIPTVEAPHSTAELAARVRRCVADGGVVAVLHEEATVPLASLPAPAPRDEPGAPRPVLAVVVGPEGGITDEEIAALEQAGAVTVRLGPHIMRTASAGPVALAVLAQRQGLWG